In Cryptomeria japonica chromosome 10, Sugi_1.0, whole genome shotgun sequence, a genomic segment contains:
- the LOC131079986 gene encoding uncharacterized protein LOC131079986, giving the protein MASENNENDFKARLTIECRPPVKEITLAVSLLVMGSLGILLGLLMLSTQTGRTRIHGVLLTLLAMVFFIPGFYYTRIAWYAYRGYKGFSFSSIPAV; this is encoded by the exons ATGGCCTCTGAAAATAATGAAAACGATTTTAAAGCTAGGTTAACTATAGAATGCAGGCCTCCAGTGAAGGAAATAACACTGGCTGTTTCTCTTCTAGTAATGGGATCTCTCGGCATTTTATTGGGTCTTTTAATGCTCTCCACACAAACTGGAAGGACCAGAATCCATG GCGTGTTGCTTACGTTGCTTGCAATGGTCTTTTTCATTCCGGGATTTTATTATACAAGAATTGCATGGTATGCTTACAGGGGCTACAAAGGTTTCTCATTCTCAAGCATTCCAGCAGTCTGA